CGCAGAGCTTCATTAGCAAACTGCTCGATCGTGTCATTCAGATAATTATACGATTTTTCATCTAGAGGAACAACCTCACCAGCTGAATTCAGGGTCTTGTCACATGCAGACAAAATAATCTCAGACGCGCCTTTGCAATGCGCCTGAAAACAATCTCCGGGTAGTTCCAAAACTATCCCCATGCGCTTTTTCTCAGAATTAAATGGCTCGACTTTGACGAGCTTCGATGCCAGTCTCTCCGCGTTGAAATCTCCTCCGAGGAAGAGGCCAAACTCAAGAAGTGCTGCCTCAGTGGGCGTGCCAAGGACTTCGATTTTCCCATCCTCAGTCAGAACAATATCTCCTCCGGTGTTGTTGAATATCGACTTCTGAATCATTGTAACAACAGAATCCGGAATGTCTGAGCAGAAGGCGGATTTCTTCATCGAGCTACTGATTTCTTTTACTTTCCCACAAAAGCATGCTTTCACAACTGTCATGTGATTGGTAGTAAGAGTGCCTGTCTTGTCACTACATATGGTCGTGGCTGATCCCATCGTCTCACAAGCTGCTAAGTGACGGACAAGTGCCTTGTcgttcatcatcttcttcatggCAAACGCAAGGCTCAACGTAACAGCTAAAGGCAGCCCCTCAGGGACAGCAACGACAACAATAGTCACTGCAATAGCAAAGTATTCTAGCATCTCCAGTGCCTCGTCAGCCGACCAGCTCCATACGGTACCTTGAATCATCTTCTTGCTAAACAGACCTTGCACAAGAACAGAAAAAGTGATAACAGCGAAAAAGAGACCTATCTTTCCAATTATCGTTGCGACTCCATTCAGTTTAACTTGCAAAGGGGTCTCGTCATCACCACCTTCAGAAAGAGTAGCCATTAGTTTCCCCCATTGAGTTCTCATCCCAACGGTAGTAATAAGCATTTTGCAAGATCCATCCTGCACTTTAGTCCCAGACAGAAGAAAGGGGTTCTCAACAGATACATTTACCGGCTCACTCTCTCCAGTTAAACTAGACTCGTTGATCAACAACGAATAACCTGAAACAAAGAGTCCATCAGCCGGGACCTGATCCCCGATAGCAAGATGAACTATGTCACCCGCGAGTAAATCAAATATTGAAATCTTTTGCCTGTACCCGTTTCTAGTAACCTGAACCGtaatctttttcttttccttatcCAAATCTTTGAACTGCAACGACTGTTTATAATCACTTGTAGCAGTGACGAACACAACAAGAAGTATACTCGCTACAATGCCAAGTCCATCATGAGCACCCTTTGGCCATCCCTCCGTTGCAATGCCAACAATCAGAGAGACCACGGCACAAACAGCAAGTATCATAAGGGTAGTATCTTGCAGAGCTTCCCACACGAAAAGCCAAAAGCCCTTAGCCGGGCTCTCCATAAACCTATTAATCCCATAAACTTCTCTTCTACGACTAAGCGCCTCCACAGAGTTATCAATCCCGTTATCGACTGAGGTTGATAGCTTCCCTACTAGACCCTCAACACCACCATGAACTTTCAACTTCCTTACGTTATGACCCTCGACAATCGACCCTAATTCATCTGCATCTATATCGAAACCTGCCCCCTTGACATCCTCAGGCACACTGTAACTTATACCTGAGGCATATTCGGGTagaatcaaataaaaaacagaGAAAAACTGGAGCAAAATCACGCGATTCACGTCGTAGAAATCTTACTCTGAATAAAACTAAGAGCAGCTTGGGAAACCAATACTGCAACTCTAAGCTTCTCCTGCAAATTTGCAATACAGCAACATCAATCACTCAAATTCCAAATCTATATAACATCTAGATTAATTTTAATCTAACCTAATTATTAACCAATTAGTACTAATATACCAAAACTGTTCACTTTTCCACTTCAAATCACTGGCAAAATAGTTGATTAAGCCGAATTCAATCAAtcgaaacaaaaaataattaaccTGATTGGATTTCTGGATCTCACGAACTTCGAAACGCTTGGAAAGATTAGCAGTGAAGCGGAATCTCCTCTTCCGATTCTTCACCAGCCAACAAGCTTTCCTCCACCGCTGCAGCGCCTCCTCGGTCGAGTTCTTCGGCTTCACGTCGGAGAAATCCTTCAAATAGCTCCCCATCGCCGCAGATCGAGAATCTCAGCTGCAGATTATGAAACGCAACGGCTTTGCTGCCTTGTTTGAAATGTGCAGCGGGAATGGGTTGAAAAGGTATTAAAAAAGCGTATCTTGGGAGAAGGAGACAGCAGTCGTCGGAGAAGGCGACGCGAGTCAACTGCAAACGATTGATTCAAAGTTTCGGACTAGTTTCTTGCGAAATTCCAACTATACAAAGGAGGAAACTGAGCTGCTGTTTCACTACAGACTTACAGTTATGGAAATCTTTTGCTATAAAGTGTTTGACGCGTGAACAAAAGGTATTTGGAATCCGAATCTAAAATCACATCCatttttaaaatagaattatatttttaacaaatttaaaattttcgaaTTGAATATGATAGTGACGGGAAAATTTCGAAATTCAAGACAATTTTAGCTTAGGATATTAAGATATTTcgtgctttgggatatttattttgtaattttggattttttttttagaatACGATTTTATTGTTCGGATTACTGTTTTTTGGGTTTGGATTTTGGAAAATTAATTTAGTCTTGATATATTTTGCATAAAAGAAATTAGACTTTCTAACCAATACAAATTAGACAAAAATCTCAATCGAAAGCTTAcatgtatatttaattatttgatatttgtttttaaacactattttttttcaaataaacttcTATAGAAAGGAGGAGGACTCGAACTcagcacctcatacaataatgtctaagttTCTTACCGCAACAAGGCTATGGACTCCAATCATTTTTAGGTTAAAGCACTAATGATTGTTAGTATATGataatttgaaaattattaatttaatattaatacatCATAAACAATTGCTCTCTGGTCACCTCATAAGagtaaaaaattcatttatttttttctttgaaaTTGTTAATGAACCGTTTTTTGTCGTCTTTCGATGAGACAATTGTTGCACTATCTCTTCCTTTTGAACCGTTTACTCTTTAGGATTACACGAGTTTCATTTCCCGGATCTTAGTACTAATATGATTAAGGATAATGGAACAATTAATTAAGTATGGACAACTAGACTAATGTGTAATATATATACGACATACATTAAAGGATAGTTAAAGGTAGTCATTTTAAAAGGTATTCCACTAGCATATTCAAAAGCAACAAACGCTAAGACATTATTGAACAAGTTTCTATCAAAGCATCATATTCCAACCTTTATTTTTGTACGAAGAGAAGAAAAAGGTTATTGATTGTTTAATagtttcaataaaataattaataccgTATGTATCTATCAAAGCTGGACTACGCATGAGTAAATCATCTAATTAATATTCCAAATAACGTGACTTGTACCTTTCCTCCACTTGCTCCTCTTCGGGTTGCCGCCGTCAGCAGTCGTGCTTGCCAGTAGG
This sequence is a window from Salvia splendens isolate huo1 chromosome 14, SspV2, whole genome shotgun sequence. Protein-coding genes within it:
- the LOC121765168 gene encoding calcium-transporting ATPase 1-like, with protein sequence MGSYLKDFSDVKPKNSTEEALQRWRKACWLVKNRKRRFRFTANLSKRFEVREIQKSNQEKLRVAVLVSQAALSFIQSISYSVPEDVKGAGFDIDADELGSIVEGHNVRKLKVHGGVEGLVGKLSTSVDNGIDNSVEALSRRREVYGINRFMESPAKGFWLFVWEALQDTTLMILAVCAVVSLIVGIATEGWPKGAHDGLGIVASILLVVFVTATSDYKQSLQFKDLDKEKKKITVQVTRNGYRQKISIFDLLAGDIVHLAIGDQVPADGLFVSGYSLLINESSLTGESEPVNVSVENPFLLSGTKVQDGSCKMLITTVGMRTQWGKLMATLSEGGDDETPLQVKLNGVATIIGKIGLFFAVITFSVLVQGLFSKKMIQGTVWSWSADEALEMLEYFAIAVTIVVVAVPEGLPLAVTLSLAFAMKKMMNDKALVRHLAACETMGSATTICSDKTGTLTTNHMTVVKACFCGKVKEISSSMKKSAFCSDIPDSVVTMIQKSIFNNTGGDIVLTEDGKIEVLGTPTEAALLEFGLFLGGDFNAERLASKLVKVEPFNSEKKRMGIVLELPGDCFQAHCKGASEIILSACDKTLNSAGEVVPLDEKSYNYLNDTIEQFANEALRTLCLAYKDIEGDYKADSPVSFEGYTLIGIVGIKDPVRPGVKESVAICRSAGIMVRMVTGDNINTAKAIARECGILTDDGLAIEGPDFRMKSDEELQEIIPKLQVMARSSPMDKHTLVRHLRSTFQEVVAVTGDGTNDAPALHEADIGLAMGISGTEVAKESADVIILDDNFSTIVTVAKWGRSVYVNIQKFVQFQLTVNVVALIVNFSSACLTGQTPLTAVQLLWVNMIMDTLGALALATEPPTNDLMKRTPVGRKGNFISNAMWRNIFGQSIYQFVVIWYLQTAGKAAFRLHGDDSNLILNTIIFNSFVFCQAFNEINSRDMEKINVFKGILDNYVFVGVLSCTVVFQAIIVEFLGTFANTHPLTWQQWLASVLIGLLGMPIAAAIKMIPVG